One Branchiostoma floridae strain S238N-H82 chromosome 15, Bfl_VNyyK, whole genome shotgun sequence DNA window includes the following coding sequences:
- the LOC118432301 gene encoding tripartite motif-containing protein 2-like, producing MASKMSSDDFDDQFLTCPVCMLHFRDPRVLPCLHTFCKGCLEEWATKQQPLECPTCRTQVNLPDQGVDGLRTNFYINNLLDFAAAKKGAEPGVPCQVCEGGRGDAKSWCIDCAVLLCESCTAMHRKIPATRDHELVPQEVMKEKKGVERFQRKRHCQKHKNQELVFYCETCKALVCTACTVIDHRPGKDHNPVEIATVAQKKKETLQELLQEIDPRLKEIQVSIEEVDKKMSKLVPSKDAATKQTKAYFHQLAELLQKREQEILSQIDEQCQVDGKALQTKKEEIEFELAGLTSAQTFCQQAVEHGSDVHILEVGNQVQTRVETLLAKQVDLESNWSEFQFIENTTVTFFDEKAKNLGGLKTAVDVSKCKVVVKPAVQGLQCVSVLTTINKEGRPCVTNSKAVTTNMKYPSGTSLTTQLQMKHGGVWEISYVPKVTGSHKLEVKVYSQQVGGSPFDVTVQSRDIPVLTIGKEGSGVGELKDPTGVAVDKDGNLAVVEQVNKRVQIFDANTGHSLKYFPIEGEYPFDIAVKRNGQFILTSWGENYGARYYSQEGERLNTFKPDCMIHALGVTAMEDGRMVVAGGTQKSCLLLKPDGSLIREIGMGLLQNPCFIAVNESHDLLLVTDNRLHKVFVFDLDGEFKFSFGEEGQGEGQFQGPSGITLDQAGNIIVVNYDDGRVQVFGPDGMYIRTVATVKGGKPYGILLTHDGYIAVACYEGHCIKLYRYN from the coding sequence ATGGCAAGTAAAATGTCAAGCGACGATTTTGACGATCAGTTCCTAACGTGTCCAGTCTGCATGCTGCACTTTCGGGATCCCAGAGTCCTGCCATGTTTGCACACATTTTGTAAGGGTTGTCTGGAAGAATGGGCCACCAAACAACAGCCGCTGGAGTGTCCAACCTGCCGTACACAGGTCAATCTACCGGACCAAGGTGTGGACGGACTCAGGACCAACTTCTACATCAACAACCTGCTGGACTTCGCGGCGGCCAAGAAAGGTGCGGAGCCAGGTGTGCCGTGTCAGGTGTGTGAGGGAGGGCGGGGTGACGCCAAGTCGTGGTGTATAGATTGTGCTGTGTTACTGTGTGAGTCTTGTACGGCCATGCACCGCAAGATTCCAGCTACGAGAGATCATGAACTGGTTCCACAAGAGGTTATGAAGGAAAAGAAAGGCGTCGAGCGGTTTCAACGCAAACGGCACTGCCAGAAGCACAAGAACCAAGAACTTGTGTTCTACTGTGAAACCTGTAAAGCTTTAGTTTGTACGGCATGCACCGTGATCGACCATCGACCGGGCAAAGATCACAATCCGGTAGAAATCGCCACCGTCGctcagaagaagaaagaaacgcTGCAAGAACTATTACAAGAGATCGACCCTCGTCTAAAAGAAATACAGGTATCTATAGAGGAAGTTGACAAGAAAATGTCGAAGTTAGTCCCCTCTAAAGACGCAGCTACAAAACAGACCAAGGCGTATTTCCACCAACTTGCTGAGCTTCTGCAAAAGCGTGAACAAGAGATTTTGAGCCAGATTGACGAACAGTGTCAGGTCGACGGCAAGGCCCTACAGACAAAGAAGGAAGAGATAGAGTTTGAGTTGGCCGGACTGACGAGCGCACAGACGTTCTGTCAACAAGCTGTAGAACACGGAAGTGACGTGCACATTCTGGAGGTGggaaaccaagtccaaacaaggGTAGAAACTCTGCTGGCAAAACAAGTGGACCTGGAGTCCAACTGGAGCGAGTTTCAATTCATAGAGAACACGACTGTCACGTTTTTTGATGAGAAAGCTAAAAACCTTGGTGGTTTGAAAACAGCCGTCGACGTTTCAAAGTGCAAAGTTGTTGTGAAGCCGGCAGTCCAGGGGCTTCAGTGCGTTTCTGTATTGACGACAATTAACAAAGAAGGGCGTCCGTGTGTTACAAATAGTAAAGCCGTCACCACCAACATGAAATACCCGTCTGGAACAAGCCTAACGACGCAACTACAGATGAAACATGGGGGCGTGTGGGAAATCTCGTATGTACCCAAGGTCACGGGCAGTCATAAGTTAGAGGTCAAGGTATACTCCCAACAGGTGGGAGGAAGTCCGTTTGATGTTACTGTGCAGAGTAGGGATATTCCTGTGTTAACTATCGGTAAGGAGGGTAGTGGGGTGGGGGAACTTAAGGACCCGACAGGTGTAGCCGTTGATAAGGATGGCAACCTAGCAGTAGTGGAGCAGGTGAACAAGCGTGTTCAGATCTTTGATGCAAACACAGGCCACTCTTTAAAATATTTTCCCATTGAAGGTGAGTATCCATTCGATATTGCTGTGAAGAGAAATGGACAGTTTATTCTGACGTCGTGGGGCGAAAATTACGGAGCAAGATACTACTCACAGGAAGGTGAACGTTTGAACACATTTAAGCCTGACTGTATGATACACGCTCTTGGGGTTACAGCTATGGAAGACGGTCGCATGGTCGTGGCGGGAGGCACTCAAAAGTCTTGTCTCCTTCTAAAGCCTGACGGGAGCCTAATTCGGGAGATCGGTATGGGGCTGCTACAGAACCCATGCTTCATAGCAGTGAATGAGTCACATGACCTGCTCCTTGTAACCGATAACAGACTCCATAAAGTGTTTGTGTTTGATCTTGATGGGGAGTTCAAGTTCAGTTTCGGTGAGGAGGGTCAGGGCGAGGGACAGTTCCAAGGACCTTCAGGTATAACCTTAGACCAGGCAGGCAACATCATCGTAGTGAACTATGATGACGGCCGTGTGCAGGTGTTTGGGCCTGATGGGATGTACATACGAACTGTGGCGACAGTTAAGGGAGGAAAACCTTATGGAATCTTGCTAACTCATGACGGTTACATTGCTGTGGCATGCTACGAGGGACATTGCATCAAACTGTATAGGTACAACTAA